A region from the Lolium perenne isolate Kyuss_39 chromosome 4, Kyuss_2.0, whole genome shotgun sequence genome encodes:
- the LOC127293081 gene encoding large ribosomal subunit protein uL6m: MEAKFFRFLKLVGVGFKARTEREGRELFLKLGYSHEVQFTAPPAVRVFCFKPNIICCTGIDKHRVHHFAGAVRSSKPPEVYKGKGILYIDEVIKLKPGKKTKK; the protein is encoded by the coding sequence ATGGAGGCCAAGTTTTTCCGGTTTCTGAAGCTTGTTGGAGTCGGCTTTAAAGCAAGAACAGAGCGCGAAGGACGTGAGCTATTTCTGAAACTAGGCTACAGCCACGAGGTGCAGTTCACCGCCCCACCCGCTGTCCGTGTCTTCTGCTTCAAACCCAACATAATATGCTGCACTGGCATCGACAAGCATCGAGTACACCATTTCGCTGGAGCGGTTCGAAGCAGCAAACCTCCAGAAGTGTACAAGGGGAAGGGCATATTGTACATCGACGAGGTTATAAAGCTTAAGCCTGGGAAGAAGACAAAGAAGTAA
- the LOC127348461 gene encoding large ribosomal subunit protein uL6m-like, which yields MEARFFRFLKLVGVGFKARTEREGRELFLKVGFSHEVQFTAPPAVRVYCFKPNLICCIGIDKQRVHSFAGAVRTSKPPEVYKGKGILYIEEVIKIKPGKRDRQKRGK from the coding sequence ATGGAGGCCAGGTTTTTCAGGTTTCTGAAGCTCGTCGGAGTCGGCTTCAAAGCGAGAACGGAGCGCGAAGGACGCGAGTTGTTTCTGAAGGTAGGCTTCAGCCATGAAGTGCAGTTCACCGCCCCGCCCGCCGTCCGCGTCTATTGCTTCAAACCCAACCTAATCTGCTGCATTGGCATCGACAAGCAAAGGGTACACAGCTTCGCTGGTGCCGTCCGAACCAGCAAGCCTCCGGAGGTGTACAAGGGAAAGGGCATACTATACATCGAGGAGGTTATAAAGATTAAGCCGGGGAAGAGGGACAGGCAGAAGAGGGGGAAATAA
- the LOC127348462 gene encoding large ribosomal subunit protein uL6m-like — MEAKFFRFLKVVGSGYKARTEREGRELFLKIGFSHEVHFTAPPAVRVFCFSPNLICCAGIDKHRVHHFAGAIRTIKPPDIYKGKGVLYINEVTKKQWRHRR; from the coding sequence ATGGAGGCCAAGTTTTTCCGGTTTCTGAAGGTTGTCGGATCCGGCTATAAAGCGAGAACAGAGCGCGAAGGCCGTGAGTTGTTTCTGAAGATAGGCTTCAGCCATGAGGTGCACTTCACTGCCCCACCCGCCGTCCGCGTCTTCTGCTTCAGTCCCAACCTAATATGCTGCGCTGGTATCGACAAGCACCGAGTACACCATTTCGCCGGAGCTATTCGAACCATCAAGCCTCCGGATATATACAAGGGGAAGGGCGTATTGTACATCAACGAGGTTACAAAGAAGCAGTGGCGTCACCGGCGCTAG